In Onthophagus taurus isolate NC chromosome 6, IU_Otau_3.0, whole genome shotgun sequence, a genomic segment contains:
- the LOC111413950 gene encoding zinc finger MYM-type protein 1-like, whose protein sequence is MLNAEIDQEKQYWTEVLRRIVVIVKKLTSRGLPLRGSDEVLGSSHNGNFLMAVELLAEFDPFLKEHIKNYGRPGSGKTNYLSSTTYEEIVYIMAQRCREVISANVRIAKYFSIIVDSTPDISHVDQLSIVIRYFQECGSPTEVFLKLVPTSGHKSEQLYNIISETLASFQIILDDCRGQSYDNAANMSGLYTGL, encoded by the coding sequence atgctAAATGCAGAGATTGATCAAGAGAAACAATATTGGACTGAAGTTTTACGTCGCATTGTCGTTatcgtaaaaaaattaacaagtcGTGGTCTTCCATTAAGAGGTTCTGATGAAGTTCTTGGATCAAGTCATaatggaaattttttaatggcaGTGGAACTATTAGCCGAATTTGATCCGTTCTTGAAGGAACATATAAAGAATTATGGAAGACCAGgtagcggaaaaacaaattatCTTTCGTCCACAACGTACGaagaaattgtatatataATGGCTCAGAGGTGTAGAGAAGTTATATCTGCCAATGTAAGGATAGCTAAATACTTTTCTATAATTGTGGATTCAACACCTGACATATCCCACGTCGATCAGTTGTCGATTGTCATAAGATATTTCCAAGAATGTGGATCACCGACAGAAGTATTCCTAAAATTAGTACCGACTAGTGGTCATAAATCCGAGCAACTGTACAATATAATATCGGAAACTTTAGCatcttttcaaattattttggatGATTGTAGAGGTCAGTCGTACGATAATGCTGCGAACATGTCGGGACTTTATACCGGCCTCTAA